The stretch of DNA GTCAAGAAGACGCCGAAGGCAGAGGCTGAAGCGGTCGCCCGCAAGATGCTCGACCGCGTCGGTCTCGGCCACAAGTTCGATGCCTATCCCGACGAGCTTTCCGGCGGCCAGCAGCAGCGTGTCGCGATTGCCCGGGCGCTTGCCATGCAGCCGATCGCCCTGCTGTGCGACGAGATCACCTCCGCGCTCGACCCGGAACTCGTCGCCGAGGTTCTGGCTGTCGTGCGCGAGCTTGCCTCCGAGGGCATGACATTGCTGATGGTGACGCACGAGATGAAATTCGCCCGCGACGTCTGCAGCCGCGTCGTCTTCATGCACCAGGGCCGCGTCCACGAAATCGGCCCGCCGGAAGAAGTCTTCGCCAACCCGAAGACCGCCGAACTCAAGCAGTTCCTCGGCGTGCATTAGTGGGCGGCCAGATCGCGTGTGCTATCCCGCCGCCTCGATGATCAGTTGGGTAATCTCATCCGGATGGGAGATCAGCGAGAGATGGCTGGCCTTCAGTTCGATGGTCTTGGCTCCCATGCGCTGGGCCATGAAGCGTTCGAGGTCTGGATTGATCGTGCGATCTTCCGTCGAAACGGCATACCAGCTTGGCTTCGAACGCCAAGCCGCCTGTGTGGTCTTGCCCGTAAGGAGAGCCTTGTTGAATGGCTCCTGGACTGCATAAAGCACCTTCGCCCTTGCTTCTGGTAGGTCGCCCGCGAAATCATGCAGGAATGCCGCCTCGCTGAGGCGTCCTTCGTCACCATCGAAAACGATGCCTGCGGAGGCCGGCGGCGTGGGAAATGTCTTGGCCAGTGCGGCATAGTCCTCGCCCGCATCCGGCGCCCGCGCTGCGACATAAACGAGTGCCGACACGTTCGGATGCATACCAGCTTCAGTTACGATCATCCCCGCGAAGGAATGCCCGACCAGAACCGTCGGGCCATCCTGCCGTGCCAGCACCCGCTCAACGGAGGATACCGCTTCAGGCAGCGTCGTTAGCGGATTTTGCACGGCCGTGGCATTGAACCGCGCTGCCTGCAGTCGGGCAATCACCTCGGACCAGCACGATCCATCAGCGAACAGCCCATGCGCCAGGACGACGTTGCGCGCCTTCACCGCACCAGAGGGCGCGGCCATGCTGCGGGTTGAGAGAAGAGAAGTGGCCGCGCCGGCAACAAAGGCGGCTGAGAAAGTACGTCTTGTCATCATCATGAGATGGCTTCCTTCTGCGTCGAACAGTTTGAAGGCTTGCGTACGACGTGTCTCAAGCGTGGCTGCGAGAGCTTTTCCAGCTCTCCAGCTCGCATTCTTAGAAAGTCGATGCGTATGCAAGATATATGATGTCCCGGTAATATGTATTCTTTATGCGGAAATGTTTCAATAATTGAATGCGTAACTGTTCCGTGATGACTAATTTGTATGCGGTCACTTTTCCGGTTGTGCATATTCGCGTACAAAAGAGCCCGAAGGGTAAGGAAGATTATGCATGGTCAAGGGATCAGACGCTCGAGATGATGTCGATGATCGGGAGCTCCTGTCTGACCGCATTCGCAACGCGCTGACGGATGAGATCGCTGCGGGCACGCTGGTAGCGGGTGCTTCGCTGGACGAACAGCAGCTTGCCGACCGTTTCGGCGCCTCCCGCACTCCAGTTCGAGAAGCGCTGCGTCAATTGGCGGTCAGCGGGCTCGTCGAGGTTCGCGCACGGCGAGGCGTCGTCGTGGCTCGCTTGACCCCCGAGCGCATCATGGACATGTTTGAGACGTCGGCCGAGATCGAGGCCATGTGCGTGCGGCTTGCGACCTACCGTATGACTCCGCTCGAGCGAAGCCACCTGATCGGACTGCACGACATGTCTGACGAGATTGTCGAGAAAGGTGATTTTGACGCGTATGATGCTTTCAACCGCGAATTCCATGAGACGATCTATCGCGCTACCCACAACGGCTTTCTTGCCGAACAAGCGATAGCGGTGCGCACGAGGCTGAACGCCTTTCGGCGCACGCAACTTCGGCAAGGCGATCGGATGCGTAAGTCCCGGGATGAGCACGATGCCATCATGCAGGCGATCGCGGAGGGCGACGGCGAAATGGCATCTCGGCGCATGCGAGCACATATGCTGAACGCTGCCACAGCGCTGCGTCGTTTCATTGAAGCGAACAAGTCGGCATAACATTGCTGACGACAACGCATGCCTGCAACCGCTTCGGCTCTCGGCAGGCAACGAGAGCCGGTCGAGCCTTCCGAGCAACCGGGCGCCTTCAGCTTTTGAAGCGCGCTGCCTCTTCAGACCCACGCGTCGCGTCTCCGGCGCTGTAGGAGTGAGCACCGGCGCCGGCGAGTTTGCCGCCGTCGACGATCAGATATTCCTCGCGGATCGGCTTGCCTTCGAACCAGCATTCGAGAATTTCCCGCGTGCCAGCGGCGTAGCGCGCCTGGGCGGAGAGCGACGAGCCCGAAATATGCGGCGTCATGCCGTGATGCGGCATCGACCGCCAAGGATGGTCCTTCGGTGCGGGCTGCGGGAACCACACGTCGCCGGCATAACCGCCAAGCTGGCCGCTCTCGAGCGCCCGCGCGACGGCATCGCGATTGCAGATCTTGCCGCGCGCCGTGTTCACCAGGTAGGCGCCGCGTTTCATCTTGGCGATCATCGCTTCGTCGAAGAGGTTTTCCGTCTCCGGATGCAGCGGCGCGTTGATCGTGACGACATCGCAGACGGGCACCATCTCAGTTGGCGTCTTGTGGAAGGTAACGCCGAGCTCCTTCTCGACTGCATCGGGAAGCCGGTGGCGGTCGGTATAGTGCAGCTTGACGTCGAACGGCTTCAGCCGGCGAAGCACCGCGCTGCCGATCCGCCCGGCACCCACCGTGCCGATCTCCATGCCCTCGATATCGTAAGAGCGCGCGACGCAGTCGGCGATGTTCCAGCCGCCTTTCACGACCCACTGGTAGGAGGGGATATAGTTTCGCGCGAGGCTGAGGATCATCATGACCACATGTTCGGATACGCTGATTGAGTTGCAGTAGGTCACCTCGGCGACGGTGATGCCGCGGTCCATCGCGGCCTGGAGATCGACATGGTCGGAGCCGATGCCGGCGGTGATCGCCAGCTTCAGCTTGGCCGCCTTGGCGATCCGCTCGGCGGTCAGGTAGGCCGGCCAAAAAGGCTGCGAGATCACGATCTCGGCGTCGGCAAGCTCGCGTTCGAAGACGCTGCCGGGACCGTCCTTGTCCGAGGTCACCACCAGATTGTGCCCCTGGCTTTCGAGAAACTTCCTCAAGCCCAGTTCGCCGGAGACGCTGCCCAACAGGGCGCCCGGCTGAAAATCGATGGCTTTCGGGGTGGGAAGCGTCTGGCCGCCGGGATAGTGTTCGAGTTTCGGCAGGCCATCCCGCGCATAGGCGCTCGGATATCCATCGACCGGATCGTCATAGAGGACGCAAACGACCTTTGCCAAATCCATCTCCCTTCATTTGAAAACGAAGAGGGAGGGCCTCGAATTCTTCAAAGCTGCCGGTCAATGCGGACGAACAGCAGGGCAATGTGCTCTGTTGAATGATCTGTGGCCAGCAGGCTCGCTCGCAGCGCTCCCGCGTTCGTAATTGGCACCACTGTGGAAAGGTGGAGGAGCCGGACACGGTTTCAAGTAGAGCCGCCGGGAAGTCACCGTAATCCCCTTGCCCTCTGCCTCGTTCCCTCTATTCTGCCGGCAACGCCATAGGAGGCCACCATATGATCCTGCATTGCGTATTGCTGCGGCTGAAGGCTGCTATGACGGGCGAGGAGAAGCAGGCGTTGCTCGAATCGGTCGTCGCGCTGAAGCAGGTGATCCCGGGCATCCTCGATGTCAGATATGGCCCAAACGTCTCGCCGGAAGGGCTGCATGGCGGCTTCGTCGACGGCTTCGTGGTGACCTTCGAAAATGCCGCGGCGCGGGATGCCTATCTCGTGCATCCCGAGCATGTGGCCGTCGGCGAGCGCATCGTCTCCTCGACGGATGGCGGCCTTGCCGGCCTCCTGGTCTTTGATTTCAATCTCTGAGGGAAGCCGCGGCGCAATCAGCTCGACTTTGCCATCGCCGCGGCGATCTGGTCGACATTGTAGCGGAACATCTTCTCGTAGGTCGGCGCCGGTCCCTTCGCATCCGAAAGCGATTCGACATAGAGCTCGCCGCCGGGTTCTGCACCCGTTGCCTTGGCGACCTGCCTGACGAGGCGGGGATCGTTCGAGTTTTCGAAGAAATAGCTCTTCACGTGCTCGGCCTTGATCTGCTCGATCAGCTTGGCGACGTCTGCGGCAGACGCCTCCGTTTCGGTTGACATGCCCAGCGGCGCTAGGAAGCTGACATTGTACTCGCGGCCGAAATAGCCGAAGGCGTCGTGGCTCGTCAGCACCTTGCGCCGGTCGTCCGGAACCGTGTCGAATTTGGAATGGGCATAGGCGTCAAGCGCGTCGAGCGTCTTCGTGTAGCGCTCGGCATTCGCCTTGAAGATGCTGGCATCCGCCGGATTGGCGGCCGATAGCGCCTTCTCGATATTGGCGACCCAGACCTTCACGTTGACCGGACTGTTCCAGACGTGGGGATCCGTGACAGTCTCGCCGTCCTCTTCCATCGTGCGGGTCTTGATGCCGTCGGAGACGGTGACCGGCGTTCCCTTGTAGCCGGAAGCGGAAATCAGCCGGTCCATCCAGCCCTCCAGGCCTTCGCCGCTGACGAAGGTCACCTGCGCGGCCTTCAGATGCTTGGCGTCGGCAGGCGACGGCTCGAACTCATGGGGGTCGCCATTCGGGCCGACGAGGCTCGTGACGTTCACGTGGTCGCCGCCGACCTGGCTGACGACATCGGCAAGCACGGTAAAGGAGGCAAC from Rhizobium sp. 007 encodes:
- a CDS encoding amino acid ABC transporter ATP-binding protein gives rise to the protein MSLIEITEVRKSYGTNEVLKGIDLDVEPGEVIAIIGKSGSGKSTLLRCINGLETITQGSISVAGAQLLDDELHLKALRLKVGMIFQQFNLFPHLTAGGNVMLSQSVVKKTPKAEAEAVARKMLDRVGLGHKFDAYPDELSGGQQQRVAIARALAMQPIALLCDEITSALDPELVAEVLAVVRELASEGMTLLMVTHEMKFARDVCSRVVFMHQGRVHEIGPPEEVFANPKTAELKQFLGVH
- a CDS encoding alpha/beta hydrolase — protein: MMMTRRTFSAAFVAGAATSLLSTRSMAAPSGAVKARNVVLAHGLFADGSCWSEVIARLQAARFNATAVQNPLTTLPEAVSSVERVLARQDGPTVLVGHSFAGMIVTEAGMHPNVSALVYVAARAPDAGEDYAALAKTFPTPPASAGIVFDGDEGRLSEAAFLHDFAGDLPEARAKVLYAVQEPFNKALLTGKTTQAAWRSKPSWYAVSTEDRTINPDLERFMAQRMGAKTIELKASHLSLISHPDEITQLIIEAAG
- a CDS encoding NAD-dependent formate dehydrogenase, whose protein sequence is MAKVVCVLYDDPVDGYPSAYARDGLPKLEHYPGGQTLPTPKAIDFQPGALLGSVSGELGLRKFLESQGHNLVVTSDKDGPGSVFERELADAEIVISQPFWPAYLTAERIAKAAKLKLAITAGIGSDHVDLQAAMDRGITVAEVTYCNSISVSEHVVMMILSLARNYIPSYQWVVKGGWNIADCVARSYDIEGMEIGTVGAGRIGSAVLRRLKPFDVKLHYTDRHRLPDAVEKELGVTFHKTPTEMVPVCDVVTINAPLHPETENLFDEAMIAKMKRGAYLVNTARGKICNRDAVARALESGQLGGYAGDVWFPQPAPKDHPWRSMPHHGMTPHISGSSLSAQARYAAGTREILECWFEGKPIREEYLIVDGGKLAGAGAHSYSAGDATRGSEEAARFKS
- a CDS encoding Dabb family protein; this encodes MILHCVLLRLKAAMTGEEKQALLESVVALKQVIPGILDVRYGPNVSPEGLHGGFVDGFVVTFENAAARDAYLVHPEHVAVGERIVSSTDGGLAGLLVFDFNL
- a CDS encoding GntR family transcriptional regulator, which produces MVKGSDARDDVDDRELLSDRIRNALTDEIAAGTLVAGASLDEQQLADRFGASRTPVREALRQLAVSGLVEVRARRGVVVARLTPERIMDMFETSAEIEAMCVRLATYRMTPLERSHLIGLHDMSDEIVEKGDFDAYDAFNREFHETIYRATHNGFLAEQAIAVRTRLNAFRRTQLRQGDRMRKSRDEHDAIMQAIAEGDGEMASRRMRAHMLNAATALRRFIEANKSA
- a CDS encoding metal ABC transporter substrate-binding protein, whose product is MISRRLLLSAALPALIAFSSVPASAETLKVVASFTVLADVVSQVGGDHVNVTSLVGPNGDPHEFEPSPADAKHLKAAQVTFVSGEGLEGWMDRLISASGYKGTPVTVSDGIKTRTMEEDGETVTDPHVWNSPVNVKVWVANIEKALSAANPADASIFKANAERYTKTLDALDAYAHSKFDTVPDDRRKVLTSHDAFGYFGREYNVSFLAPLGMSTETEASAADVAKLIEQIKAEHVKSYFFENSNDPRLVRQVAKATGAEPGGELYVESLSDAKGPAPTYEKMFRYNVDQIAAAMAKSS